A genomic region of Nymphaea colorata isolate Beijing-Zhang1983 chromosome 2, ASM883128v2, whole genome shotgun sequence contains the following coding sequences:
- the LOC116247839 gene encoding protein HHL1, chloroplastic — protein MEAATAMNMLVRTSPARADGGLLDHRTTTFGTPLRVPSSWCSSQGTQHHKQQLLVVKAKGKKNIIPRQYQRSQPPPLPKIEDDGNPKFVIFIRAANVYLWYPLSIVTGGTTAKIMVAAKDNFLGKYIYKDTLARNLAAVIYRDEKEIQKSAFKQYRVLRTSTQFRYGYKLVENSNLRAALATSDVIELPTQEELKTVLDKVKDFFGNAADNAKESFGKISSLSLNNNEDSEVQQEIKS, from the exons ATGGAAGCAGCGACGGCCATGAACATGCTGGTTCGAACTTCTCCTGCGAGAGCTGATGGAGGCCTTCTGGACCATCGAACCACGACGTTTGGCACCCCTCTGAGGGTGCCAAGCTCATGGTGCTCTTCCCAGGGAACCCAGCATCATAAGCAGCAGCTTCTCGTCGTGAAGGCCAAAGGCAAGAAGAACATCATCCCTCGACAGTACCAGCGGTCTCAACCTCCTCCGCTCCCCAAAATCGAAGACGATGGCAACCCAAAATTCGTCATCTTCATCCGAGCTGCTAAC GTTTATCTTTGGTACCCACTAAGCATTGTCACAGGTGGTACGACAGCTAAGATAATGGTTGCTGCCAAAGACAATTTCCTTGGGAAGTACATTTATAAGGATACCTTGGCAAGAAACCTGGCTGCTGTAATTTACAGA GATGAGAAAGAGATTCAAAAGTCAGCATTTAAACAATACCGTGTATTAAGAACATCTACTCAGTTTAGATACGGCTACAAGCTTGTT GAAAATAGCAACTTACGAGCTGCACTTGCTACATCTGATGTTATTGAg CTGCCGACACAAGAAGAGCTAAAAACAGTCCTTGACAAAGTAAAAGACTTCTTCGGTAATGCTGCAGACAATGCAAAAGAGTCTTTTGGGAAGATCAGTTCTCTTAGTTTAAACAACAATGAAGATTCTGAAGTTCAGCAAGA GATCAAGAGCTGA
- the LOC116247838 gene encoding uncharacterized protein LOC116247838 → MRIAHRKTTTTSEPVSPSLGWEPLSAAAVACGLLGQSSRRQQKQYVQRRHRSLSMLCLGNNSSKAEGGPVQGLCNALQPWQRSFQFWVRASDVYLGYKAFQFRVGFVKDKAKQKEMWERQHQVAADKLYSMCSELGGFFLKAAQLVGKPDLAPAAWVKRLVTLCDRAPPTPFDVVQTVLEEELGGNFRQLFERFDEAPIGSASIAQVHRARIKGRKGDVAVKVQHPGVKELMMADIRNLRAFATFLQKEIKFDVVSVTYELEKQVGYEFDFLREADSMKKIRHFLSTCNKKSPVTVPRVISEMTTRRVLLMEFIDGTPIMNLGEEMAKRGINPGGKVAAMAKQKILNSLSLAYGQMILKSGFFHADPHPGNIFICKNSEVALLDYGQVKHITNRVRLAYANLVVAMVTDNPLKASESFRELGIGTSECPDGSEELLKLARGMFDTKLPPHVKTMTPFSDNSALKKLSVKSFPEELFFVLRTVNLLRGLSVGLGINYSCAEQWKPIAEEALSAVGSQPDKQRRHGIFKRLFWGK, encoded by the exons ATGAGAATTGCCCACAGAAAAACCACCACCACCTCGGAGCCGGTCAGTCCCTCGCTCGGTTGGGAGCCGTTATCCGCCGCTGCTGTTGCGTGTGGACTCCTTGGCCAGTCCAGCAGACGGCAACAGAAGCAGTACGTCCAGAGACGACACCGCTCTCTCTCAATGCTCTGTCTTGGTAACAATAGCAGCAAAGCAGAGGGAGGGCCAGTCCAGGGGCTCTGCAACGCCCTCCAACCATGGCAGAGATCATTTCAGTTCTGGGTGAGAGCAAGCGACGTCTATCTCGGTTACAAG GCGTTCCAGTTTCGGGTGGGGTTCGTGAAAGACAAGGCGAAGCAAAAGGAAATGTGGGAGAGGCAGCATCAGGTCGCGGCAGACAAGCTCTACTCGATGTGCTCTGAACTTGGTGGTTTCTTTCTCAAG GCTGCTCAGCTGGTTGGGAAACCGGATTTGGCACCAGCTGCTTGGGTTAAGAGGTTGGTGACGTTATGTGATCGAGCCCCACCAACTCCTTTCGATGTGGTTCAGACCGTTTTGGAGGAGGAATTGGGTGGTAATTTTCGCCAACTGTTTGAGAGATTCGACGAAGCTCCTATTGGTTCTGCTTCAATTGCACAG GTACACAGGGCAAGGATCAAAGGAAGGAAAGGTGACGTTGCTGTCAAG GTGCAGCATCCTGGAGTTAAGGAACTAATGATGGCAGATATACGTAACTTGAGAGCATTTGCTACCTTTTTAcagaaagaaattaaatttgACGTTGTTTCTGTCACTTATGAATTAGAGAAACAG GTTGGGTATGAGTTTGATTTCCTGCGGGAAGCTGATTCTATGAAGAAAATACGACATTTTTTGTCCACCTGCAACAAGAAATCCCCTGTTACTGTGCCACGTGTGATTAGTGAGATGACAACAAG GAGAGTCTTATTGATGGAGTTTATTGATGGAACCCCAATTATGAATCTTGGTGAGGAGATGGCCAAGAGAGGCATCAACCCTGGTGGTAAAGTGGCAGCAATGGCAAAGCA GAAAATTCTAAACAGTTTGTCACTGGCTTATGGTCAAATGATCTTGAAAAGTGGTTTTTTCCATGCCGATCCACATCCAGGgaatattttcatttgcaaaAACTCAGAG GTTGCTTTGCTTGATTATGGCCAAGTAAAGCATATTACTAATAGGGTGAGGCTTGCATATGCCAACCTTGTGGTTGCGATGGTTACTGACAATCCTCTGAAGGCATCAGAGAGCTTCAG GGAACTTGGTATAGGTACAAGTGAATGTCCAGATGGATCCGAGGAATTGTTGAAACTGGCTAGAGGAATGTTTGACACAAAGCTTCCTCCTCATGTAAAGACCATGACCCCATTTTCAGATAATTCTGCACTGAAGAAACTATCAGTCAAG AGCTTTCCAGAGGAGCTTTTCTTTGTTCTGCGAACAGTTAATCTGTTAAGAGGATTGAGTGTTGGGTTGGGGATAAATTATTCTTGTGCAGAACAGTGGAAGCCTATTGCTGAAGAAGCCTTGTCTGCTGTTGGAAGTCAACCAG ATAAACAACGAAGACATGGCATCTTCAAGAGATTGTTTTGGGGAAAGTGA
- the LOC116248875 gene encoding uncharacterized protein LOC116248875: protein MVAMTHSLSGSVPPFVDASTIKRNPNHPKRKEFLCYQRGGRGGGGRRKIEGEHGVILRKGIHYHRLLHHHHHPFLIRIDSRANAFDPDAGSSGENGVGGDQDDIDWEKEMRERLKEIEEMKELERRAEELQAGEAEAVAAVAEEETEEEKRQRVRKELEKLAKEQAERRETAKLMFEVGQKAYGKGNYGRAIEFLEAALTIIPRQTLFGGEIQIWLAMAYEAKNRHKDCIALYRELESKHPSLSIRRQAAGLRYILQAPKLKISEEEMVTIPLIGSSYDSYAGTWSDKYKDKSERKEITTNQLPSTRDYLADFFVWRPPIGWEKSRAFWAYVTVCLGLVGFCLLIQR, encoded by the exons ATGGTGGCGATGACGCATTCTCTCAGCGGGAGCGTACCGCCTTTCGTCGACGCGAGTACCATCAAGAGAAACCCCAACCACCCGAAGAGGAAGGAGTTCTTGTGCTATCAGAGAGGtggacgaggaggaggaggaaggagaaaaatCGAAGGAGAACACGGAGTTATTCTGCGCAAAGGCATCCATTACCACCGTCTtcttcaccaccaccaccacccttTTCTCATTAGAATCGATTCCAGGGCGAACGCCTTTGACCCCGATGCTGGGTCCAGCGGCGAGAACGGGGTCGGGGGAGACCAAGACGACATCGACTGGGAGAaggagatgagagagaggctGAAGGAGATCGAGGAGATGAAGGAATTGGAACGCCGGGCAGAGGAATTGCAGGCTGGGGAGGCCGAGGCGGTGGCAGCAGTGGCGGAGGAGGAGACTGAGGAGGAGAAGAGGCAGAGAGTTCGGAAGGAGCTGGAGAAG CTGGCGAAGGAGCAGGCAGAGCGGAGGGAGACGGCGAAGCTGATGTTCGAGGTAGGACAGAAGGCGTATGGGAAGGGCAATTACGGCAGAGCGATCGAGTTTCTCGAAGCAGCACTTACCATTATCCCCCGTCAGACGCTTTTTGGCGGAGAG ATTCAAATATGGCTTGCAATGGCATATGAGGCTAAAAATCGCCACAAAGATTGCATAGCACTCTATCGGGAGTTGGAAAGTAAGCATCCCAGCCTGAGCATTCGAAGGCAAGCTGCTGGTTTGCGCTACATTTTACAGGCACCGAAGCTGAAGATATCTGAGGAAGAGATGGTCACCATTCCTCTAATTGGTTCCAGTTATGATAG CTATGCAGGTACATGGAGTGACAAATACAAGGACAAAAGCGAAAGGAAGGAAATTACAACCAACCAGCTTCCCTCAACCAGAGACTATTTAGCTGATTTCTTTGTATGGCGTCCACCAATTGGATGGGAGAAGAGCAGGGCATTTTGGGCATATGTGACAGTCTGCTTGGGTTTGGTTGGATTCTGCCTCCTGATTCAGAGATGA
- the LOC116249193 gene encoding uncharacterized protein LOC116249193 isoform X2, with translation MKSPKSWVVEETNADEDSWVIVRKQKIRVFIPPLSVAVTTDHEKSRNKRIQPGVRKRGRPKQKQTQCGEHQKTSGSNISAGLLSPAKNEQSIVTPAIVTEAPNIVTESSGLPSQKDVEQGSNELSSQKTADLTSHVYHLSEDQLLEDNDKNGDSGNRVNDSQNVVGEPSSTLQPLSEAESAKIPQEQQDFRPLESVQYPNNCRVQDRNIRALVLDHKLELAGGVNKWLISKGLERFVDIFQKEKMGNFELLNLTMERLKDMGLNAVGPRRKLMHAIDCLTQP, from the coding sequence ATGAAATCTCCAAAATCCTGGGTTGTGGAGGAAACAAATGCGGATGAAGACAGTTGGGTCATTGTTAGAAAACAAAAGATCAGAGTCTTCATTCCTCCATTATCAGTGGCTGTAACCACTGATCATGAGAAATCAAGGAATAAGCGGATTCAGCCTGGTGTCAGAAAGAGAGGCAGACCCAAGCAAAAACAAACTCAATGTGGGGAACACCAAAAGACCTCTGGATCTAACATCTCAGCTGGTTTGCTTAGTCCTGCAAAGAATGAGCAGTCAATTGTGACACCAGCAATTGTTACAGAAGCACCTAATATTGTTACTGAATCTTCTGGTTTGCCTTCTCAAAAGGATGTAGAacaaggatctaatgaattgtcCAGTCAAAAAACTGCAGACTTAACTTCACATGTATATCACTTATCGGAGGATCAGTTGCTAGAGGACAATGACAAGAATGGCGACTCTGGGAACCGTGTCAATGATTCTCAAAATGTTGTGGGAGAACCATCATCAACATTGCAGCCTCTGTCAGAGGCTGAGTCTGCAAAAATCCCACAGGAGCAGCAAGACTTCAGACCGCTTGAATCAGTTCAATATCCTAACAATTGCAGGGTACAAGATCGAAATATACGGGCTTTAGTTCTTGACCATAAGCTTGAATTGGCTGGTGGAGTGAACAAGTGGTTAATTTCAAAAGGTTTAGAGAGGTTCGTGGATATTttccagaaagaaaaaatgggaaatTTTGAATTGCTGAATTTAACCATGGAAAGACTTAAGGACATGGGTTTAAACGCTGTTGGACCTAGGAGGAAACTGATGCATGCCATTGATTGTCTAACTCAGCCTTAG
- the LOC116249193 gene encoding uncharacterized protein LOC116249193 isoform X1, which produces MRKTKRRQLKSIAAGERDARSVELMKSPKSWVVEETNADEDSWVIVRKQKIRVFIPPLSVAVTTDHEKSRNKRIQPGVRKRGRPKQKQTQCGEHQKTSGSNISAGLLSPAKNEQSIVTPAIVTEAPNIVTESSGLPSQKDVEQGSNELSSQKTADLTSHVYHLSEDQLLEDNDKNGDSGNRVNDSQNVVGEPSSTLQPLSEAESAKIPQEQQDFRPLESVQYPNNCRVQDRNIRALVLDHKLELAGGVNKWLISKGLERFVDIFQKEKMGNFELLNLTMERLKDMGLNAVGPRRKLMHAIDCLTQP; this is translated from the coding sequence ATGAGGAAAACAAAGCGCAGGCAACTAAAAAGCATAGCTGCAGGTGAACGTGATGCAAGATCAGTTGAGCTTATGAAATCTCCAAAATCCTGGGTTGTGGAGGAAACAAATGCGGATGAAGACAGTTGGGTCATTGTTAGAAAACAAAAGATCAGAGTCTTCATTCCTCCATTATCAGTGGCTGTAACCACTGATCATGAGAAATCAAGGAATAAGCGGATTCAGCCTGGTGTCAGAAAGAGAGGCAGACCCAAGCAAAAACAAACTCAATGTGGGGAACACCAAAAGACCTCTGGATCTAACATCTCAGCTGGTTTGCTTAGTCCTGCAAAGAATGAGCAGTCAATTGTGACACCAGCAATTGTTACAGAAGCACCTAATATTGTTACTGAATCTTCTGGTTTGCCTTCTCAAAAGGATGTAGAacaaggatctaatgaattgtcCAGTCAAAAAACTGCAGACTTAACTTCACATGTATATCACTTATCGGAGGATCAGTTGCTAGAGGACAATGACAAGAATGGCGACTCTGGGAACCGTGTCAATGATTCTCAAAATGTTGTGGGAGAACCATCATCAACATTGCAGCCTCTGTCAGAGGCTGAGTCTGCAAAAATCCCACAGGAGCAGCAAGACTTCAGACCGCTTGAATCAGTTCAATATCCTAACAATTGCAGGGTACAAGATCGAAATATACGGGCTTTAGTTCTTGACCATAAGCTTGAATTGGCTGGTGGAGTGAACAAGTGGTTAATTTCAAAAGGTTTAGAGAGGTTCGTGGATATTttccagaaagaaaaaatgggaaatTTTGAATTGCTGAATTTAACCATGGAAAGACTTAAGGACATGGGTTTAAACGCTGTTGGACCTAGGAGGAAACTGATGCATGCCATTGATTGTCTAACTCAGCCTTAG